A genomic region of Candidatus Hydrogenedentota bacterium contains the following coding sequences:
- a CDS encoding tetratricopeptide repeat protein, giving the protein MTNQTTSPLPPARNPGALMRAARRLLSWVVGVLLIPAVILVGLEGTLRAVGYGMDVAPFIKKTIDGQVVYFRNRAFMEQFYGLPIPPDLWEPAAWAITAEKPENTCRIFVFGESAAMGWPSYEYSFSRILEIMLKNKYPGARFEVYNAAYVALNSHALRRVATACAAFDPDLYILYVGNNEFGGPFSANAIAANGDVPDADLVQLFFAMTEFRVFQLLRALHEQVFGAQPADTFVISGEAIANLRITQPGVEKIYGNFAANLEAMCRTAHRAGGRTLLATVGANLRHWSPKDSAHYRELSPEQLAQWDQAFAEGRNLQEQGKFREALSAYQQALGLDDTYAELRFRVAQCYWELGEYDQAREHFTAALDWDGFFWARSKTRHGQIIRETAARFASEDVTLVDVAGALAAVSPHGVVGAEFYPDSCHSNFEGSYFIAKALFDDLRPVLPEWIVAHENTAADELSAARCAELLGYFSRIQDLQAVLDGNKAAGVGSLPYLEEQTAALHDELTPPSLEEQSETLRHSLEEFGEDYFLRARYVNALLQIGKVQEAKEQARLVAEHHPYRPRGYRLLGECLAGEGDYRGAIAYCEQALALCPEDPDTLTLYSHCLHTDGQDARALAVLRDAIAKFPTFGPLRGAEGDLLLAMNQQGEAMQAYRAAIEAQPENPFYCEKLASIYLKRGDCAGLIEEWRRATAEHPESALAWMFLGRAHVAAGDPEAAFQAYIQAAALGPSDIGLNASMAAEFLALGRAFLDREAPQRALETVREARALRPDPVALAVLEADAWIQAGEPERAEAVYLETAREHPWEYDLLDRLVAFYRQRDALRDCARMLESLARERPDEPMPRLFLGLVLGQTGDEIGAEQALRNACALAPKDARCTTALTTLLARRVQARAARGNPQEAASLCLDALGEFPESDLLCAVLYRLFPAGQGDEARIAAFEEAAARYPDSQTVRRYLGAAQRKDTTGPPPPPPLLAGGGTGGKMTARAKEASRAGRLEEALELFEQVRQASPGNPEAVLYMVDVLVALGRTSEAVNRCLAALRESPVGEMTFPVKTRLGSLYLETGRLEEALTTLSEVADAYPHRVLPFLNLGRAYADAQRGEEGIARFEALIAQQPDQPGGYMGLAGAYERMGRQEEALRYFQDAAARASQDKVTALVALGKAFERVGRLNDACQAYRDALLVDPANVPVADMLRDATARATTGPEASEAPKP; this is encoded by the coding sequence ATGACCAACCAGACGACTTCCCCGCTGCCGCCGGCCCGGAATCCCGGCGCTCTGATGCGCGCGGCGCGGCGTCTCCTGTCCTGGGTTGTGGGTGTCCTGCTCATACCCGCCGTGATACTCGTGGGCCTTGAAGGGACCTTGCGCGCCGTCGGCTATGGCATGGATGTCGCGCCCTTCATCAAGAAGACGATCGACGGGCAAGTAGTGTATTTCCGCAACCGGGCGTTCATGGAACAATTCTACGGCCTACCCATCCCGCCGGACCTTTGGGAACCGGCGGCGTGGGCCATTACGGCCGAGAAGCCGGAGAATACCTGCCGCATCTTCGTGTTCGGCGAGTCCGCCGCAATGGGTTGGCCCTCTTATGAGTATTCCTTTTCGCGCATTCTGGAGATCATGCTCAAGAACAAGTATCCAGGTGCGCGCTTTGAGGTCTACAACGCGGCCTATGTCGCGCTGAACTCGCATGCATTGCGCCGCGTCGCGACCGCATGTGCCGCGTTTGACCCCGATCTCTATATTCTGTATGTCGGGAACAATGAGTTTGGGGGACCCTTCAGCGCCAATGCGATTGCCGCGAATGGCGACGTGCCGGATGCGGACCTGGTACAACTCTTCTTCGCAATGACTGAATTCCGCGTTTTCCAGCTGTTGCGGGCGCTGCATGAGCAAGTGTTTGGCGCGCAACCGGCGGACACTTTCGTTATTTCCGGAGAAGCGATTGCGAATTTGCGCATTACGCAGCCCGGGGTCGAAAAGATATACGGGAATTTTGCCGCTAATCTCGAAGCGATGTGCCGGACGGCGCACCGGGCGGGCGGGCGCACGCTGCTCGCGACGGTAGGCGCGAATCTACGCCACTGGTCGCCGAAAGACTCCGCACATTATCGTGAACTGTCGCCCGAGCAACTGGCCCAGTGGGACCAGGCTTTTGCCGAGGGCCGGAACTTGCAGGAGCAGGGCAAGTTCCGGGAAGCGCTTTCCGCTTATCAGCAGGCGCTGGGTCTCGACGACACCTATGCCGAACTGCGCTTCCGCGTGGCGCAATGCTACTGGGAATTGGGGGAGTACGATCAGGCGCGCGAGCACTTCACGGCGGCGCTGGACTGGGATGGATTCTTCTGGGCGCGCAGCAAGACGCGACACGGCCAGATCATCCGGGAAACGGCCGCGCGTTTCGCTAGCGAAGACGTGACGCTGGTTGATGTTGCGGGGGCGCTCGCCGCAGTGAGCCCTCATGGCGTAGTAGGGGCGGAATTCTATCCCGACTCCTGCCACAGCAATTTTGAGGGGAGCTATTTCATTGCGAAAGCGCTGTTCGACGACTTGCGCCCCGTGCTGCCCGAATGGATAGTCGCACACGAGAACACGGCTGCGGACGAGTTGTCCGCGGCGCGCTGTGCGGAACTGCTCGGCTATTTCAGCCGGATTCAAGACCTGCAGGCCGTGCTCGACGGGAATAAGGCCGCGGGCGTCGGCTCACTGCCGTATCTCGAGGAGCAGACCGCCGCATTGCACGACGAACTGACTCCGCCGTCGCTGGAAGAGCAGTCAGAAACCCTGCGGCATTCGCTTGAGGAGTTCGGCGAAGACTATTTTCTGCGGGCGCGTTATGTCAACGCGCTCTTGCAGATCGGCAAGGTCCAGGAAGCGAAGGAGCAGGCGCGTCTCGTGGCCGAGCATCATCCGTACCGGCCGCGCGGCTATCGGCTTCTGGGCGAGTGTCTGGCCGGTGAGGGCGATTACCGGGGGGCAATTGCATATTGCGAACAAGCGCTGGCGCTATGCCCGGAGGACCCCGATACGCTGACCCTGTACAGCCACTGCCTTCATACGGACGGGCAGGACGCACGCGCGTTGGCCGTGTTGCGTGACGCAATCGCAAAATTCCCGACGTTTGGTCCACTGCGCGGGGCGGAGGGGGACCTGCTGCTCGCGATGAACCAACAAGGAGAAGCCATGCAGGCCTATCGTGCGGCCATCGAGGCGCAGCCCGAAAACCCGTTCTATTGCGAGAAACTCGCGTCTATTTACTTGAAACGCGGCGATTGCGCAGGCTTAATCGAAGAATGGCGACGCGCTACCGCGGAGCATCCGGAATCCGCGCTGGCGTGGATGTTCCTGGGCCGCGCACACGTGGCCGCAGGCGACCCGGAGGCGGCCTTTCAGGCCTATATACAGGCTGCAGCCCTTGGCCCGTCTGACATCGGTCTCAACGCCTCGATGGCCGCCGAATTCCTTGCCCTCGGCCGCGCATTTCTGGACAGGGAAGCGCCGCAACGGGCTCTGGAAACAGTCCGTGAGGCGAGAGCGTTGCGCCCCGACCCTGTAGCGCTTGCCGTCCTGGAGGCGGATGCCTGGATTCAGGCGGGAGAACCGGAACGTGCGGAAGCAGTGTATCTCGAGACGGCGCGGGAACACCCGTGGGAGTATGACCTGCTGGACCGCTTGGTGGCTTTCTATCGACAGCGCGACGCGCTGCGGGATTGCGCCCGGATGCTCGAATCGCTGGCGCGTGAACGGCCTGATGAGCCCATGCCGCGGCTTTTCTTGGGATTGGTCCTGGGACAGACCGGGGACGAAATCGGTGCCGAGCAGGCGCTTCGCAACGCTTGCGCTCTTGCGCCGAAAGACGCACGGTGTACAACGGCGCTGACGACGTTGTTGGCGCGGCGCGTGCAAGCGCGGGCAGCGCGTGGGAATCCACAGGAAGCGGCCAGTCTCTGTCTTGATGCCTTGGGCGAATTCCCGGAGAGCGATTTGCTTTGTGCGGTCTTGTACAGGCTGTTTCCGGCAGGACAAGGAGACGAGGCGCGCATCGCCGCATTCGAGGAGGCTGCTGCGCGTTATCCAGACTCGCAGACCGTTCGCCGGTACCTGGGAGCGGCGCAACGAAAGGACACGACGGGGCCGCCGCCACCGCCGCCCCTGCTGGCCGGTGGCGGAACGGGTGGAAAGATGACCGCGAGGGCGAAAGAAGCAAGTCGCGCAGGGCGCCTCGAAGAGGCTCTCGAACTGTTTGAGCAGGTGCGGCAGGCATCGCCCGGCAACCCGGAGGCTGTTCTCTACATGGTGGATGTCCTGGTCGCGCTGGGACGCACATCGGAAGCGGTCAATAGGTGTCTTGCGGCGCTGCGCGAGTCGCCCGTTGGCGAAATGACGTTTCCGGTCAAGACCCGGCTGGGCTCGCTCTATCTGGAGACGGGCCGCTTGGAGGAGGCCCTGACGACCCTGAGCGAAGTGGCCGATGCGTATCCCCACCGGGTGCTGCCCTTCTTGAACCTGGGCCGGGCATACGCCGACGCGCAGCGCGGGGAGGAGGGCATCGCCCGCTTCGAAGCACTGATCGCTCAACAACCGGACCAGCCTGGCGGCTATATGGGTCTTGCAGGCGCTTACGAGCGCATGGGGCGGCAGGAAGAGGCGCTGCGTTACTTTCAGGATGCCGCGGCGCG